From a region of the Streptomyces venezuelae genome:
- a CDS encoding alpha/beta hydrolase family protein, producing MKNRRTAAALAMTAILLPLPLATAATSVAADTSVTSGPVGTDSRRSTVELPRPTGRFAVGREDLHLVDRSRTDPWSGSGPRELMVTMRYPARHDTGRTDRYLTSEEARLLLADRGLDQVIPVETLTGTRTHGRTGARPAAGRYPLIVLSPGFTVHRSTLTALAEDLVSRGYVVASVDHAYESAGTAFPGGRVLTCLACDKVQDEAGYRTVGETRARDVSFLLDRLTGRNPVWRHAGLVDTDRIAMAGHSIGGSSTAAAMAGDRRIRAGVNMDGGFSTPVPAAGLDGRPFMLLGAQQQRPGGNASWGRDWPLLDGWKRWITFTDSGHFTFTDFPAIAQQLGLPDEEAPLPGTRSVELTRRYVAAFFDLHLKGRPQPGLDGPSSDAPEVRFHTP from the coding sequence ATGAAGAACCGCAGAACCGCCGCCGCCCTGGCCATGACCGCGATCCTCCTGCCCCTCCCGCTCGCCACCGCCGCGACGTCGGTCGCCGCGGACACCTCCGTCACCTCCGGGCCGGTGGGGACCGACAGCCGCCGGTCCACGGTGGAACTCCCGCGCCCCACCGGCCGTTTCGCGGTCGGCCGCGAGGACCTGCACCTGGTGGACCGCAGCCGCACCGACCCCTGGTCCGGATCCGGGCCGCGCGAACTGATGGTCACCATGCGCTACCCGGCGCGGCACGACACCGGCCGGACCGACCGCTACCTCACCTCCGAGGAGGCCCGCCTGCTGCTGGCCGACCGCGGGCTCGACCAGGTGATCCCGGTCGAGACCCTGACCGGCACCCGGACCCACGGCCGGACGGGCGCCCGCCCGGCCGCCGGACGGTACCCGCTGATCGTCCTCTCCCCGGGCTTCACCGTCCACCGGTCCACCCTCACCGCGCTCGCCGAGGACCTGGTCTCCCGCGGCTACGTCGTCGCCTCCGTGGACCACGCGTACGAGAGCGCGGGGACCGCGTTCCCCGGCGGCCGCGTCCTCACGTGCCTGGCCTGCGACAAGGTCCAGGACGAGGCGGGCTACCGGACCGTCGGCGAGACCCGGGCCCGTGACGTCTCCTTCCTCCTGGACCGCCTCACCGGACGCAACCCCGTGTGGCGCCACGCCGGACTCGTCGACACGGACCGCATCGCGATGGCCGGCCACTCCATCGGCGGCTCCTCGACCGCGGCCGCCATGGCCGGCGACCGCAGGATCCGTGCCGGAGTCAACATGGACGGCGGATTCTCCACCCCGGTCCCCGCGGCCGGACTCGACGGGCGCCCCTTCATGCTGCTCGGCGCACAGCAGCAGCGCCCCGGGGGCAACGCGAGCTGGGGCCGCGACTGGCCGCTGCTCGACGGATGGAAGCGCTGGATCACCTTCACCGACTCCGGACACTTCACCTTCACCGACTTCCCGGCGATCGCCCAGCAGCTGGGTCTGCCCGACGAGGAGGCTCCACTGCCCGGCACCCGTTCCGTCGAACTGACCCGGCGCTACGTCGCCGCGTTCTTCGACCTGCACCTGAAGGGCCGTCCCCAGCCCGGGCTCGACGGCCCGTCCTCCGACGCGCCGGAGGTCCGCTTCCACACACCCTGA
- a CDS encoding GNAT family N-acetyltransferase, translating to MTEILTPRLLLRRWTDDDLVPLSEINADPEVMRWIGEGETLDLDETAGEIERWEEEWDEEGFGLFAVELLGSGELIGAVGLSVLENLPDARADVQISWRLGRQYWGQGYASEAAHATLEFALQDRGLDRVVAVNRLGNGDSENVIRKLGMVQERDTTDPRYGTAVRVHGIDLTEYEA from the coding sequence ATGACCGAGATCCTGACCCCCCGACTCCTCCTCCGCCGCTGGACCGACGACGACCTCGTCCCCCTGTCGGAGATCAACGCCGACCCGGAGGTGATGCGCTGGATCGGCGAGGGCGAGACGCTCGACCTGGACGAGACGGCCGGGGAGATCGAGCGCTGGGAGGAGGAGTGGGACGAGGAGGGCTTCGGGCTCTTCGCCGTCGAGCTCCTCGGCTCCGGCGAGCTCATCGGTGCCGTCGGGCTCTCGGTCCTGGAGAACCTGCCGGACGCCCGGGCGGACGTACAGATCAGCTGGCGGCTCGGCCGTCAGTACTGGGGTCAGGGCTACGCCTCCGAGGCCGCCCACGCCACCCTGGAGTTCGCGCTCCAGGACCGCGGCCTGGACCGGGTCGTCGCGGTCAACCGGCTGGGCAACGGCGATTCCGAGAACGTGATCCGCAAACTGGGCATGGTGCAGGAGCGCGACACCACCGACCCCCGGTACGGGACGGCCGTGCGGGTCCACGGCATCGACCTCACCGAGTACGAGGCCTGA
- a CDS encoding SRPBCC family protein, with the protein MSGLHRTGIRTTLATLPLVVGLLAATATPAGAGVPHPRTSLTCRGAGVDPDARVRHRAETVIDAPLRTVWNLQTDVESWPSWQTPVTAAQRLDHGPLRRGSAFRWTTPVPPNPTPATSLEITSTVEQLGHHTCVRWTGPATGEGLHIDGIHVWNFTRTPGGGVRVSTEETHTGPQVDADVPTATAILRQGLEGWLSDLKATAEARTHDRPH; encoded by the coding sequence ATGTCCGGCCTCCACCGCACCGGCATCCGCACCACCCTGGCCACCCTGCCGCTCGTCGTCGGCCTCCTGGCCGCCACCGCCACCCCCGCCGGGGCGGGCGTCCCGCACCCCCGCACCTCCCTCACCTGCCGCGGGGCCGGCGTCGACCCGGACGCCCGCGTCCGGCACCGGGCCGAGACCGTCATCGACGCACCGCTGCGGACGGTCTGGAACCTGCAGACGGACGTCGAGAGCTGGCCGTCGTGGCAAACCCCCGTGACGGCGGCGCAACGCCTCGACCACGGCCCGCTCCGCCGGGGTTCGGCCTTCCGGTGGACCACCCCCGTACCCCCGAACCCGACTCCGGCCACCAGCCTGGAGATCACCTCGACCGTCGAACAGCTCGGGCACCACACGTGTGTGCGCTGGACGGGTCCCGCAACGGGCGAGGGCCTGCACATCGACGGCATCCACGTGTGGAACTTCACCAGGACCCCCGGCGGCGGCGTCCGCGTGAGCACCGAGGAGACCCACACCGGCCCTCAGGTCGACGCCGACGTGCCCACCGCCACCGCCATCCTCCGCCAGGGACTCGAAGGATGGCTGAGCGACCTGAAGGCCACCGCCGAGGCCCGCACCCACGACCGGCCGCACTGA
- a CDS encoding ankyrin repeat domain-containing protein produces MNAHDRLLLDGARHGDAAAVGAALTAGAAVEARDGELRTPLLLAALGDHVAVAGLLVAAGADPNAPDSREDSPWLVAGVTGSVRMMRLLLPAAPDLKQRNRFGGTSLIPAAERGHTAYVRAVVEETDIDVDHVNRLGWTALLEAVILGDGGPRHEEVVAILLAAGADPLLADHEGVTPYEHAVRRGFDGMARTLEAAAAAAEAGPRR; encoded by the coding sequence ATGAACGCGCACGACCGACTCCTCCTCGACGGGGCCCGCCACGGCGACGCGGCCGCGGTGGGCGCGGCGCTCACCGCGGGCGCCGCCGTGGAGGCCCGCGACGGGGAACTGCGCACGCCGCTCCTGCTCGCCGCGCTCGGCGACCACGTGGCCGTGGCCGGACTGCTGGTCGCCGCGGGAGCCGACCCGAACGCCCCGGACTCCCGGGAGGACAGCCCCTGGCTGGTCGCCGGCGTCACCGGCAGCGTGCGGATGATGCGCCTGCTGCTGCCGGCCGCACCCGACCTGAAGCAGCGCAACCGCTTCGGGGGGACCTCCCTCATCCCGGCCGCCGAGCGCGGGCACACCGCGTACGTGCGCGCCGTGGTCGAGGAGACGGACATCGACGTCGACCACGTCAACCGGCTCGGCTGGACCGCCCTGCTGGAGGCGGTGATCCTCGGCGACGGCGGCCCGCGCCACGAGGAGGTCGTCGCGATCCTGCTCGCGGCGGGGGCCGATCCGCTGCTGGCCGACCACGAGGGGGTGACCCCGTACGAGCACGCCGTCCGCCGGGGCTTCGACGGCATGGCGCGGACACTGGAGGCGGCGGCCGCTGCGGCGGAAGCCGGGCCCCGCCGATGA
- a CDS encoding YncE family protein, with protein sequence MNRGTRGARARARARARARARTRRALGAAAVALLLGACAGNAPPAPPTPAPSAASPLPTTAPTPQGLLLTADFGADTVTFVDPARGAVASVTVGRAPYGLAVGADGRAWVATADGVAVVDTRTRVRAALIPYRTGTGPVTGGEYRGGGMGIALSPDGAHAYVGVNVPGTTGVLEVIDTARREVTAVVPVGRRPFDVDVSKDGAEVYVTGHDSFDVTVVAAGSLKPRRIEVAPYGTEGGLASWLKPHHTVVRPSDGHLLLPFEGERLAVVDPRTGRTRIEPMTADTHQHGATLTADGRLLVVGTGAVRPGHGRGPSLTVRSPQGAERVYPLQGPHEEVAVSRDGRTAYVTGGYTRDGYWNGITVVDLGGGTTRRLAAGARPLGIAVL encoded by the coding sequence ATGAACCGCGGTACGCGGGGCGCCCGTGCCCGTGCACGTGCCCGTGCCCGTGCCCGTGCCCGTACCCGCCGGGCCCTCGGGGCGGCGGCCGTGGCACTGCTGCTCGGCGCGTGCGCCGGGAACGCGCCGCCCGCCCCGCCCACCCCGGCGCCCTCCGCCGCCTCCCCGCTCCCCACCACCGCCCCCACCCCGCAGGGGCTGCTGCTGACCGCCGACTTCGGGGCCGACACCGTGACCTTCGTGGATCCGGCGCGTGGCGCGGTCGCCTCCGTCACCGTGGGCAGGGCCCCCTACGGTCTGGCCGTGGGAGCGGACGGCCGGGCGTGGGTCGCCACCGCCGACGGCGTGGCCGTCGTCGACACGCGAACCCGCGTCCGTGCGGCCCTGATCCCGTACCGCACCGGGACCGGCCCGGTCACCGGCGGCGAGTACCGGGGCGGCGGGATGGGCATCGCGCTGTCGCCCGACGGCGCGCACGCCTACGTCGGGGTCAACGTGCCCGGGACCACCGGGGTCCTCGAAGTCATCGACACGGCCCGGCGCGAGGTCACCGCCGTGGTGCCGGTGGGCCGCCGCCCCTTCGACGTGGACGTGTCGAAGGACGGCGCCGAGGTCTACGTCACCGGCCACGACTCCTTCGACGTCACCGTCGTGGCGGCCGGCTCCCTGAAGCCCCGCCGGATCGAGGTCGCCCCCTACGGCACCGAGGGCGGGCTCGCCTCCTGGCTGAAGCCGCACCACACCGTCGTACGGCCCTCTGACGGTCACCTGCTGCTCCCCTTCGAGGGCGAGCGGCTCGCCGTGGTCGACCCGCGGACCGGCCGGACCCGGATCGAACCGATGACCGCCGACACCCACCAGCACGGAGCCACCCTCACCGCCGACGGCCGGCTCCTGGTGGTCGGCACGGGCGCGGTGCGGCCGGGGCACGGCAGGGGTCCCTCGCTGACGGTCCGTTCCCCGCAGGGCGCCGAGCGCGTGTACCCGCTCCAGGGCCCGCACGAGGAGGTGGCCGTCTCCCGCGACGGCCGGACCGCCTACGTCACGGGCGGCTACACCCGGGACGGCTACTGGAACGGCATCACCGTCGTCGACCTCGGCGGCGGAACCACCCGCCGACTCGCGGCGGGCGCCCGGCCCCTGGGCATCGCCGTGCTCTGA
- a CDS encoding HNH endonuclease family protein: protein MGRHIRVSGAVLAGLLLAAATGCSGPGSPGGGDRKASASAGPSSTAAPKAPNSPGDDARPAGGDVLPGMVSAAVARTQLAALKVAPAGTMSGYSRDKFTHWAQQGNKCDTREVVLKRDGTDVTQDAECKAVSGNWKSLYDGVAVTEAGKMDIDHMVPLAEGWRSGAAGWDSARRKAFANDLTHPQLLAVTAASNRSKGDQSPDLWQPPDRASWCQYGRAWTTVKSAYGLTVTEPEKKMLTTMLDTCAS from the coding sequence ATGGGACGTCATATACGTGTGTCGGGCGCGGTGCTGGCGGGGCTGCTGCTGGCCGCCGCCACCGGGTGCTCCGGTCCGGGCTCGCCGGGCGGCGGGGACCGGAAGGCGTCCGCGTCCGCGGGCCCGTCGTCCACCGCTGCGCCGAAGGCCCCGAACTCACCGGGCGACGACGCCCGACCGGCCGGTGGGGACGTACTGCCCGGTATGGTCAGCGCCGCCGTGGCACGCACCCAGTTGGCCGCGCTCAAGGTGGCGCCGGCCGGAACGATGTCGGGTTACAGCCGGGACAAGTTCACGCACTGGGCGCAGCAGGGGAACAAGTGCGACACCCGTGAGGTGGTCCTCAAGCGCGACGGCACCGACGTCACCCAGGACGCCGAGTGCAAGGCCGTCTCGGGCAACTGGAAGAGCCTGTACGACGGGGTGGCCGTCACCGAGGCGGGGAAGATGGACATCGACCACATGGTGCCGCTCGCCGAGGGCTGGCGCTCGGGCGCGGCCGGCTGGGACTCCGCGCGGCGCAAGGCCTTCGCCAACGATCTGACGCATCCCCAGCTGCTGGCCGTGACCGCGGCCTCGAACCGTTCCAAGGGTGACCAGAGCCCCGACCTGTGGCAGCCGCCGGACCGGGCGAGCTGGTGCCAGTACGGGCGGGCCTGGACCACCGTGAAGTCCGCGTACGGACTGACCGTCACCGAACCGGAGAAGAAGATGCTCACCACGATGCTGGACACCTGCGCCTCATGA
- a CDS encoding DUF4132 domain-containing protein: protein MAWLAAGEGYEIALVEGRVAARSVTGRTAGRQLKTLPKALKDHPEVDRLRRLAEWLDRHEAACAAQVDGWMVSSLPVPTELLARVWPDEAWQSALRDVAVVGDDPDEVGFLRDATASGELKVVNLDGETVRLSPRTVTLPHPVLLPDLDDVREFAAELGIVQRIEQIHRATWTKPDEVSATATEVRDYAGGVFPTRFSLAARATALGYRVSGGYATCKVRDSGAATEAVVWIGEPYYDDETTTGALSWHDDDGRAVPLTKVGPVAWSEGMRMAAALYAGRKIEEGGDA, encoded by the coding sequence ATGGCATGGCTGGCGGCGGGCGAGGGGTACGAGATCGCCCTGGTGGAGGGAAGGGTGGCGGCGAGGTCCGTCACCGGGCGGACGGCGGGACGGCAGTTGAAGACACTGCCCAAGGCCCTGAAGGACCATCCCGAGGTGGACCGGCTGCGCAGGCTGGCCGAATGGCTCGACCGGCACGAGGCGGCCTGCGCCGCACAGGTCGACGGCTGGATGGTCTCCTCCCTGCCCGTGCCGACCGAACTGCTCGCCCGGGTCTGGCCGGACGAGGCCTGGCAGAGCGCCCTGCGCGACGTGGCCGTCGTCGGCGACGACCCGGACGAGGTGGGCTTCCTGCGGGACGCCACCGCCTCCGGTGAGCTGAAGGTGGTCAACCTCGACGGCGAGACCGTCCGGCTCTCCCCCCGCACGGTGACCCTGCCGCACCCGGTCCTGCTGCCCGACCTGGACGACGTACGGGAGTTCGCGGCCGAGCTCGGCATCGTGCAGCGGATCGAGCAGATCCACCGCGCCACCTGGACCAAGCCCGACGAGGTCTCCGCCACCGCCACCGAGGTCCGCGACTACGCGGGCGGGGTCTTCCCCACCCGCTTCAGCCTCGCCGCCCGCGCGACCGCCCTCGGCTACCGGGTCTCCGGCGGCTACGCCACCTGCAAGGTCCGGGACTCCGGAGCCGCGACCGAGGCCGTGGTGTGGATCGGCGAACCCTATTACGACGACGAGACCACCACGGGCGCACTGAGCTGGCACGACGATGACGGCCGGGCGGTACCCCTGACGAAGGTCGGACCGGTGGCCTGGTCCGAAGGAATGCGAATGGCCGCGGCACTGTACGCCGGGCGCAAGATCGAGGAGGGCGGGGACGCATGA
- a CDS encoding DNA-binding protein, translating to MSKNLRDAAATETELLLQAGAVLPNGTTGAGADAVDLTARTYRHPGLDEDRVVVRLAAAELGAAEDLAAGFLGLLRDEGEPPVVGLRRRQALGFPEWVLVHHPEDGHHALAVVPELDRIARQAKTKPKAALDACTELADRLAASVPHFLPLFHEQAARIFLAVENTTYAAQLFGRARTAEAQHGLAVDEDRLDSVFLEFALAGALPVKVLSGYGKALAVRVSPAEAYERFRRLCVRRTAGGLPPSAQAAAELRRLARSAGLTGTEPEQDYLAELLPLPATLRAALGWWKAHRGALVALARRVPAVRGTLLGLTPPGGDVDLVDLWLDVLEESGATAGLADGTLPDGERCADGTAGWLERYTTARRSGWGRRPSNPLLLDVVERCAPQLRAELDRPGREAGLQIGVQDADLLDLLLTLDVPVVTPEEHETRHRHDTLNLSDWADREERRDLSAVAADARFRPAFRRALNSLGSGGADIVRHVAASPGARPLLTDWMVEVARASVAAGLPGVPDAIERLTWLPAEALVLAPEEVAAAAATDLGETLARTLRGGLFEELAWPAWESAVAELSPGKDRNGLTVVEAWPYLIVANATQVRVIDADSTVLTHDLRVPAGTHHRIAFHYVDGELLVFWSDWSAHRVDAYWHSSPGTVFTLDTKRSYWSLRSDHLSVQLPGGGRTTGGGVVHRGDTRLPDERPVLSDGTSYWVWQRGDDEQNSGWLEYDPVGAAHGRFSVPAFFADALKEYGGKSARGHSDWLLPTPTVEGSVLGAPVDGLLGWRTARLPGNGWVGTDTGGRTVTVPEGAEMPVAALTFPGDDRPRALSHRWRELSLSDAEGVVTAQTRNDRHDTPFSTGSVDLPPLTHWYALRPRDPQGSAALRTADRETVGALLKAAAAAAKVTDLPDLVSAALPQVTDPKLIGGIVEVLRFALTQQKALDGISARLDADAAAEEDRERGPADELLGAALNGLLDHAHYRYNGDTDGTHRTLDLLDAARTETGAAGVPGLLHFDTPALPYYTLTWTPLFDQPAAAAYRAVTATTTDEQRQALLTLLGQVDTLGMASAQGSAGSWRQVEVHLDRAHLAGPDGVDRNLYHRSLLPLGGGAVLAVTEYGTSVPDGHEFVALLHDPTGSFTVPGPYTVRRAAPLGDPDRDAGWLTAFLGAAAEHGPVPFRPEAAEEFSRLTGVSGALARLVVAGLPHIDSYDRNFLPAEVRTALGVKATDAAYARDELKALGAELRRALVAALLPADPADLWSEGPDVAAAAELWNRRVGRRTPVPDWLATEAARAVRGGWPAHRVLAALLDPAASRELSVDVPWTVKGDHVEPAVAVTDPFTAQVLTGTLAMSAWLAHRLPAGDPVRAVLPPALSAVRQRLASPELLLEIAHYTSLPNFRKVAGTPTETGEGYERYGAVVMATHDDQPKPAVRTALLDSTGSDPYLPALRGDDQQPSVAETALRTAHDPRFAALLADPGAPAAGERDAAGTWWPQDPSRSVPGLVEEVGTEHGLGADAATLYLALLAMPDPTDRNTARWTGWKPARLKAARAELAATDLVVSAERSRAGRSLFLPGGWADMAAPALPVEQWKLPMYGLTPGGRPFLGVLAPSEPAAELYRRAWQRVREGDVPRFEELKVKRTRARRR from the coding sequence ATGAGCAAGAACCTGAGAGACGCCGCGGCGACCGAGACCGAACTGCTGCTGCAGGCCGGCGCCGTCCTCCCGAACGGCACCACCGGCGCCGGAGCCGACGCCGTCGACCTGACCGCCCGCACCTACCGCCACCCGGGCCTCGACGAGGACCGCGTCGTCGTCCGGCTCGCCGCCGCCGAACTCGGCGCGGCCGAGGACCTCGCCGCAGGCTTCCTCGGACTGCTGCGCGACGAGGGCGAGCCGCCCGTCGTCGGCCTGAGGCGCCGCCAGGCGCTCGGCTTCCCCGAATGGGTCCTCGTCCACCACCCCGAGGACGGCCACCACGCCCTCGCCGTCGTCCCCGAACTCGACCGGATCGCCCGCCAGGCCAAGACCAAGCCCAAGGCCGCGCTCGACGCGTGCACCGAGCTGGCCGACCGCCTCGCCGCCTCCGTGCCGCACTTCCTGCCCCTCTTCCACGAGCAGGCCGCGCGCATCTTCCTCGCCGTCGAGAACACCACCTACGCCGCACAGCTGTTCGGCCGCGCCCGCACCGCCGAGGCCCAGCACGGCCTGGCCGTCGACGAGGACCGCCTCGACTCCGTCTTCCTCGAATTCGCGCTGGCCGGCGCCCTGCCGGTGAAGGTGCTCTCCGGCTACGGCAAGGCCCTCGCCGTCCGCGTCAGCCCCGCCGAGGCCTACGAGCGCTTCCGCCGCCTGTGCGTACGGCGCACCGCGGGCGGACTGCCGCCCTCCGCGCAGGCCGCCGCCGAACTGCGCCGCCTCGCCCGCAGCGCGGGCCTGACCGGCACCGAACCCGAGCAGGACTACCTCGCCGAACTGCTGCCCCTGCCCGCCACCCTGCGCGCCGCGCTCGGCTGGTGGAAGGCCCACCGGGGCGCCCTCGTCGCGCTCGCCCGCCGCGTCCCCGCCGTACGGGGCACGCTCCTCGGACTGACCCCGCCCGGCGGCGACGTCGACCTGGTCGACCTGTGGCTGGATGTCCTGGAGGAGTCCGGTGCCACCGCCGGACTCGCCGACGGCACCCTGCCCGACGGAGAACGCTGCGCCGACGGCACCGCCGGCTGGCTGGAGCGCTACACCACCGCCCGCCGCTCCGGCTGGGGACGACGCCCCAGCAACCCGCTCCTCCTCGACGTCGTCGAGCGCTGCGCCCCGCAGCTGCGCGCCGAACTCGACCGTCCCGGACGGGAGGCCGGCCTGCAGATCGGCGTCCAGGACGCCGACCTCCTCGACCTGCTGCTCACCCTCGACGTCCCGGTCGTCACACCCGAGGAACACGAGACGCGGCACCGCCACGACACGCTGAACCTGTCGGACTGGGCCGACCGCGAGGAGCGCCGCGACCTGTCCGCGGTCGCCGCCGACGCACGCTTCCGGCCCGCCTTCCGCCGGGCGCTGAACAGCCTGGGCAGCGGCGGCGCCGACATCGTCCGCCACGTCGCCGCCTCGCCCGGCGCGCGCCCGCTGCTGACCGACTGGATGGTCGAGGTCGCCCGCGCCTCCGTCGCCGCCGGCCTGCCCGGCGTCCCCGACGCCATCGAGCGGCTCACCTGGCTGCCCGCCGAGGCCCTGGTGCTCGCCCCCGAGGAGGTCGCCGCCGCGGCCGCCACCGACCTCGGCGAAACCCTCGCCCGCACCCTGCGCGGCGGCCTCTTCGAGGAACTGGCCTGGCCCGCCTGGGAGAGCGCCGTCGCCGAACTGTCCCCCGGAAAGGACCGCAACGGACTCACTGTCGTCGAGGCCTGGCCCTACCTGATCGTCGCCAACGCCACCCAGGTCCGCGTCATCGACGCCGACTCCACCGTCCTGACGCACGATCTGCGCGTGCCCGCGGGCACCCACCACCGCATCGCCTTCCACTACGTCGACGGCGAACTGCTCGTCTTCTGGTCCGACTGGAGCGCCCACCGCGTCGACGCCTACTGGCACTCCTCGCCCGGCACCGTCTTCACCCTCGACACCAAGCGCAGCTACTGGTCCCTGCGCAGCGACCACCTCTCCGTGCAGCTGCCCGGCGGCGGGCGCACCACCGGCGGCGGAGTCGTGCACCGCGGCGACACCCGGCTCCCCGACGAGCGGCCGGTCCTCTCCGACGGCACCTCGTACTGGGTGTGGCAGCGGGGCGACGACGAGCAGAACAGCGGCTGGCTCGAATACGACCCGGTCGGCGCCGCCCACGGACGCTTCTCCGTGCCCGCGTTCTTCGCCGACGCCCTGAAGGAGTACGGCGGCAAGAGCGCGCGCGGACACTCCGACTGGCTGCTGCCCACGCCCACGGTGGAAGGCTCCGTGCTCGGCGCGCCCGTCGACGGCCTCCTCGGCTGGCGCACCGCACGCCTCCCCGGCAACGGCTGGGTCGGCACCGACACCGGCGGACGCACCGTCACCGTCCCCGAAGGCGCGGAGATGCCGGTCGCGGCCCTCACCTTCCCCGGCGACGACCGCCCGCGCGCCCTCTCGCACCGCTGGCGCGAGCTGTCCCTCAGCGACGCCGAAGGCGTCGTCACCGCCCAGACCCGCAACGACCGCCACGACACCCCCTTCAGCACGGGCAGCGTCGACCTCCCGCCGCTCACCCACTGGTACGCCCTGCGCCCGCGCGACCCGCAGGGGTCGGCCGCGCTGCGCACGGCCGACCGTGAGACCGTCGGCGCCCTGCTGAAGGCCGCCGCGGCCGCCGCGAAGGTCACCGACCTGCCGGACCTGGTGAGCGCGGCCCTGCCGCAGGTCACCGACCCGAAGCTGATCGGCGGCATCGTCGAGGTCCTGCGGTTCGCCCTCACCCAGCAGAAGGCCCTGGACGGGATCTCGGCCCGGCTCGACGCCGACGCCGCCGCCGAGGAGGACCGCGAACGCGGCCCCGCCGACGAGCTGCTCGGCGCCGCACTCAACGGCCTGCTCGACCACGCCCATTACCGCTACAACGGCGACACCGACGGCACGCACCGCACCCTGGACCTCCTCGACGCGGCCCGCACCGAGACCGGCGCGGCCGGGGTACCCGGGCTGCTCCATTTCGACACGCCCGCCCTGCCGTACTACACCCTGACCTGGACACCGCTGTTCGACCAGCCCGCGGCCGCCGCCTACCGGGCCGTCACCGCGACGACCACCGACGAACAACGACAGGCCCTCCTCACCCTGCTCGGCCAGGTGGACACCCTCGGCATGGCCTCCGCCCAGGGGTCGGCCGGCAGCTGGCGCCAGGTCGAGGTCCACCTCGACCGGGCCCACCTCGCCGGACCCGACGGCGTCGACCGCAACCTCTACCACCGCAGCCTGCTCCCGCTCGGCGGCGGAGCCGTCCTCGCCGTCACCGAGTACGGCACCTCCGTGCCCGACGGCCACGAGTTCGTCGCCCTCCTGCACGACCCCACCGGGAGCTTCACCGTCCCCGGCCCGTACACCGTGCGCCGCGCGGCGCCCCTCGGCGACCCCGACCGGGACGCCGGCTGGCTCACCGCCTTCCTCGGCGCCGCCGCCGAGCACGGACCGGTGCCCTTCCGCCCGGAGGCCGCCGAGGAGTTCTCCCGGCTCACCGGGGTCTCCGGCGCCCTCGCCCGCCTGGTCGTCGCCGGGCTCCCGCACATCGACAGCTACGACCGCAATTTCCTGCCCGCGGAGGTGCGCACCGCCCTCGGCGTCAAGGCCACCGACGCCGCCTACGCCCGCGACGAACTCAAGGCCCTCGGCGCGGAACTGCGCCGCGCCCTGGTCGCCGCCCTGCTGCCCGCCGATCCGGCGGACCTGTGGAGCGAAGGCCCCGACGTGGCGGCCGCCGCCGAGCTGTGGAACCGGCGCGTGGGCCGGCGCACCCCCGTACCCGACTGGCTGGCCACCGAGGCGGCGCGCGCCGTCCGCGGCGGATGGCCCGCACACCGCGTCCTGGCCGCGCTCCTCGACCCGGCCGCCTCGCGCGAGCTCTCCGTCGACGTGCCGTGGACCGTCAAGGGCGACCACGTGGAGCCCGCCGTGGCCGTCACCGACCCCTTCACGGCGCAGGTCCTCACCGGAACCCTGGCCATGAGCGCATGGCTGGCCCACCGGCTGCCCGCCGGGGACCCGGTGCGGGCGGTCCTGCCGCCCGCGCTGAGCGCCGTACGGCAGCGGCTCGCCTCGCCCGAACTGCTCCTGGAGATCGCCCACTACACCAGCCTGCCGAACTTCCGGAAGGTCGCCGGCACCCCCACCGAGACCGGCGAGGGCTACGAGCGCTACGGCGCGGTCGTCATGGCCACCCACGACGACCAGCCCAAGCCCGCGGTGCGCACGGCGCTGCTGGACTCCACCGGATCCGACCCGTACCTGCCCGCGCTGCGCGGCGACGACCAGCAGCCCTCCGTGGCCGAGACCGCCCTGCGGACCGCCCACGACCCGCGCTTCGCCGCACTCCTCGCCGACCCGGGCGCGCCCGCGGCCGGCGAGAGGGACGCGGCCGGCACGTGGTGGCCGCAGGACCCGAGCCGTTCCGTTCCCGGCCTGGTGGAGGAGGTCGGCACCGAGCACGGACTGGGAGCCGACGCGGCCACCCTCTACCTGGCACTGCTCGCCATGCCCGACCCCACCGACCGCAACACCGCCCGGTGGACCGGCTGGAAGCCGGCCCGGCTCAAGGCCGCCCGCGCCGAACTGGCCGCCACCGACCTGGTGGTGTCGGCCGAGCGCAGCCGCGCCGGGCGCTCGCTGTTCCTGCCCGGCGGGTGGGCCGACATGGCCGCCCCGGCCCTGCCGGTGGAGCAGTGGAAGCTGCCGATGTACGGCCTCACCCCCGGCGGCCGCCCCTTCCTGGGCGTACTGGCACCGTCCGAACCGGCCGCCGAGCTCTACCGCCGGGCCTGGCAGCGGGTCCGCGAGGGCGACGTCCCGCGTTTCGAGGAGCTCAAGGTGAAGCGCACCCGCGCCCGCCGCCGCTGA